acacaaaggtggcacaggagcttctacggcagggagcgtacatcggggcgagaagcgcgttcggagatcttcccatacaggagatggacccgaaagtgctggaggagcacttcgattcctgcatcaccaccaacggggagaagcccggtgaccagagtttcgagatcatcatcaactacaagaatctgatgagacgccagcgagagcccgggcagtcggacaagcggagcattggccatcttcaccaattggaggacgagatgactccaatcgcacacatcgccgattccaaggagctgcgttacctgctgcagcacccgctaatctcgagtttcctcttcctcaagtggcaccgcctctcggtgatcttctatctgaactttctactttactctctcttcactgcctccattatcacgcatacgctccttaagttccacgaaagcgaccacacgGGCCTGACTGCACTCTTCGGCCTGTTATCTTGGATAGGGATTGTGTATCTCATGATCCGAGAGGTGCTtgccatgtcgccgctgctgtacttcaggtccatcacgaacttgatggaggtggctctcattgtcttgtcgatcctaacctgcatggaagccagctacgacaaggagacgcagcgcatactggccgtcttcaccattctgctggtgtccgtggagttctgcctgctggttggctccctgccagtactctcaatttcgacgcacatgctcatgctgagcgccgtctccagcagcttcatcaagagctttgctctctactcgatctttgtgcttacatttagtctgtgcttctacatactgtttggcaagccccaggtggaTTCCTCCTCTCCGAAGGTCTGCACGCAagagccagcaaaggagggagaagatgatggtaacttcaacacattctccgtgcccatcgaggcgctcatcaagacgattgtgatgctcacgggagaatttgatgccggtgacataaagtttgacagcgtctacacttacctgatcttcctgctctttgtgttcttcatgaccattgtgctgttcaatctcctgaatggtctggctgtcagcgatactcaggtgggtttatatttccttttcttcctcggctttatccaactgttttctcccctctcttttcccacaggccatcaaggcccaggcggaactgaacggcgccattgtccgcaccaatctgctgacccgctacgagcaagttctcactggccgagatggacacgctcagacctcatcgtcccagttgaacaaaggtagtcggttc
This DNA window, taken from Drosophila miranda strain MSH22 chromosome Y unlocalized genomic scaffold, D.miranda_PacBio2.1 Contig_Y6_pilon, whole genome shotgun sequence, encodes the following:
- the LOC117195145 gene encoding transient receptor potential cation channel protein painless-like — encoded protein: ISPVELAVIWGNHRALEKLLKHPQLRLTSHSKLLNAVISRLGEQPLDDFCDHQRCFQMLLESDRVDINEADKAGLVPLSYAVKYRNTKVAQELLRQGAYIGARSAFGDLPIQEMDPKVLEEHFDSCITTNGEKPGDQSFEIIINYKNLMRRQREPGQSDKRSIGHLHQLEDEMTPIAHIADSKELRYLLQHPLISSFLFLKWHRLSVIFYLNFLLYSLFTASIITHTLLKFHESDHTGLTALFGLLSWIGIVYLMIREVLAMSPLLYFRSITNLMEVALIVLSILTCMEASYDKETQRILAVFTILLVSVEFCLLVGSLPVLSISTHMLMLSAVSSSFIKSFALYSIFVLTFSLCFYILFGKPQVDSSSPKVCTQEPAKEGEDDGNFNTFSVPIEALIKTIVMLTGEFDAGDIKFDSVYTYLIFLLFVFFMTIVLFNLLNGLAVSDTQAIKAQAELNGAIVRTNLLTRYEQVL